AATTTAGTGCTTCAGTTATCCACCAGGCTAGGCACTAGCAAATGCATGCCATTTTCTCATGTTCTTAGCAACCTCAGGTCACATTATGCGTACCTATTAAACCAAAATGCTCTATACTTAAATTTCTTGGAGGTAACATTGCAGAGACGCAAAACGGGTTAGTGAGGAGTCGCTGCGTTGATGTCTGGCTCTCAGCTACTGCTACACCTACGGTTTACACTGTCTTGATATCTGTCTCACCATGACTACACCTCTACTGTGACGAGCACACCATGGGCGTGCATGGTTTGTGACAGATCCTGTCCATCACAACAACAATAGCCATGATCGTCGCCACGTCGACGCCTGGCCGGACGGCGAGGCTGAACACGTCGTCTTCGAGCGTCGCCACCGGCCTGGACGCCACGCCGGCGGTCTTCCTCGTTATCCGTGCCGCCTCCTTGCCGTCGCTGCCACTACGGATCTTGCAGTTCCTCCTGGAGAAGGAGCCCTCGATCCGGTAGGCCGGAGCGGCGGCCTGCGGGTGCTCGCAGCTGAGGCCAGATGATGACGATGCAGCGGTGCCTGCTGCTGACATGCGGACCTCTGCTTCGTCGCTGCTCTTCAGAGCTGAGCACCTACTCATCGTGAAAACCTGCTGCTGTGATGTGGGAGACGGCTTCTTGTCGACGCCTTCTTCTTCCGTTGCCATGTAGCAATTCCAGCGATCGTGCAGACTGAGAAGCTGTTACAATAATGAAaaaaacagtttttttttttaccttggTTAGTAGCTCTGGTTTTGCTTAGTCAAAAACTGATTGCGGAAAGGACATGCAGTAAACCTGGTTTTGTGATCATGCTTGTGCTTTTCGTGTTGCAAGTTGCAAAGAAAAGGTTTCAATATAGTAAAATAATaataagatatatatatatatatatatatatatatatgtgtgtgtgtgtgtgtgtgtgtgtgtgtgtgtgtgtgtgtgtgtgtgtgtgcaacATCAGAATAAGACATTTGTATACGATTTTTTTCCCTTATGAAAGCAGTTTTGTTTGCTTGTTTTGGTAGGCGATTGCATTCATTTTCCTTGGATTCGTCCTACTCAGTGGCACCTAAATCTTGTCCCAGGTCACCAAATCTTTGAATTAATCTGGAGGTACCAGTCCACTGAACAAAATTAAGGGTAAATGCATTTCATCTGACGGCCTCTAAACCGCTGTCATTTTCCGGGAAAGAGAAGATTAAATGGGACAGCTTGAATAATTAAGGAGATAGCAAAAATGTAAAGTTGACATTTGTGATTGATCACTACATGCATGTAGACTGTAAATAATAATCCAAGAAACTAATAAtatatttctgattttttttgagGGCATAATAGATTTCTGATACCTCCAGATTTTGATTCAAGAAACTAATAATTCAAGAAACTCATCACTAATAGTAGACTGTAAAGTTCAGCCAGTTTTGATCAAGCTTTTAAGGATTGCTAATTAATAAATTTGATACTTTGCTATTACTTTATATGTCGCTTCCAAGAAACTACTACTAATTAAcagggaagaaaaagaacacCGTAAAGGATAACCTCAAGAACAATCGATGAGTGTCTGGTGCTGTATTGGCAATAATTGTTTTGATGCCTTAATCAAGTAAGGCAATAGAAACTGATTCTTGAAAGCTGAGGGAAAAAAAATGCATGCATCTCCTAATTAAACAAGCAGGAAGTCATTTGCTGCCCCTAGATGATGCTTGAGAAATGGTAGAGTAATCACCTGCGGCCTGAGGGACAGGAGCGGCGTGCCCTGTCCATCCATGAGCAagagctcgccggcgcagaGCTTCCGCCGCCGGGAGTAGTTGTCGACCCGGAACGCCAGCCTGCCCGCGTCGTCGTAGACGCAGAAGCCGTCGGTGCCCTGGAAGCCCATGCTGGACCTCTTCCAGACCGTGTacaccggcggccggcgacccgATGCCGCCGCGTCCGGCATCGGACGGATGGATCCTATTGCCCATGGTGTTGGCGTCTGAGAAGGAAGGTAGAGGGATGGATGGGCGGGTGGGAAATGGCAGGAGGCGGCAGGCAGTACGTGTGCCCGGGAGAAAGGaggcggcagaggaaggggaGTACAGTTTTGACATGAGGGAGCAAGGCAGGGCGTCTGAAAGCTGTGGCACGGACCAGCGAGTCGCAATCCGTGGCTTTCACCATTTATTTTCATGGCGTACATGCGCTGGGATGAATCTCGGATGCCtaccttgcattgcattgcattgcaacATCCCTGATATTTTACCTAGTTGTGGGCCCCAGCTGTCATCTCCTCCCGTGCCTATCCTCGCTCTCGAAGCCTCCCGAACCGGCCAGCTCGCTCCCGTGCCCAACTTTGCCACGGCGCCGTCCGTGCGTCTGTTGTTCGCCGCGAGCCGTGCGCACGCGCCTCtgtgtcgcgccgccgagcgcccACACTTCGTCCGGCCCTGCGGAACCCTCCCATGGCCGCCCTGTCACCGGCCACTCACCGGAGTGCCGCCAcacgccgccaccatcgccatcCGAAGTACTgctcccggcgccgcccctcctccggccaccccgGCATCAACCGAGACCACCCACAGGTAGCTCTCGTGTCCCTCATgctccctcacccctccctcGCCACCGGCAAGCCACCTCATCGCCGGAATCGGCGTTTTACCAAGCTCCTCTGCTCCAAATCGCGACCAGGGGCTCCACGCGACAATTGAAAAAGTTCAGGGGTCTATCTGCACAAACcaagactcatatgaatagtgctgcgAAGGGCTCTTTTTCAATAAATCGGCTGAAACTTtggaaaatcatagtaaatcatagaaaaatcaaaaaaatgcaaattaaattttgttggattcctctagcttagaCCTActcaataaaaatatttttttttcatgttactttgctgtagatttacTTATGCTTTAATATTGCAAAAGTGATTTaaatgcttagttatttgtgtactgctcTAAAAATGTCAAAACAAATTTTGCTAGACTCCTTGTGAAGTGTAGTTTCTAGTGGTACAACCTGCTCATATGTTTGCCTACTATTTGTTaaggttttagtgtgttttcaTGCTTGCTGTCTGAAATGTTGTTTATTGCAcaactttttacagaagaacgATAAAATGgtgaaaccaattttgttagttTTGTTGCGTCATTCCCTGATTTTGACGTTTCTCTTTCAAGTTTTCTTGGCAAATTGTGGTGGCATCTTTGTTAACAACATCAATGAACTATCCTTGAAATTTACATCACTGGAATCCATTATGCATTGCAATGCCAGATTCCAGTTTAATTCTGAATTTCCATCTCTTGCTTAAAAAGTTAGGACATGTTACATGCTGGCTTCAGACAGTTGACAGATGCAATTAGCTGCTGCAGTCCCTACCTGTCCAATCTTACTGCCTCAGCTCCTCATTGCCCTTGTTGAATTTCAGTGTTTACCACTTTCAGCATCAAGTTTCATGGGTTCAATTAGGGCTTCGGCAACTGGAAGCCGGAAGGCATGAACTATGAAGAACATATTAAAGGTTTGTATGGCCTCTGGCATATACGATCCAAAATGACAACGAAAGCCATGACCATTGAGCGATCGACATTTGGCATGATGGTAAGGCTGAAGACATCTTCGCCAAGTGTGACCGTCTCCGACACTGCGCCGGCTTTCTTCCTAGTTATCCTAGCCACCTCCTCCCCGTTGCCTTTTCGGATCTTGCAGCTTCTCCTCCAGAAGCTACCCTGCACCCTGAAGGTAGGAGCTTGGGAGTCATGATCTGATGAAGCGGTGCATCCTGATATGTGCACCTCTGCTTCCTCATTGCTTTTTGCAAGTGAGCATTTCCTCATGGAGAAGAGGTGTTGCCGCCTGGAGGAGCTCTTGTCACCAGCTTCTTCTGATGCTCTGTAACAGTTCCACTGATCGCGCATGCTGAAAATCTGCCGCGGCAAGAGGGGGCATTGTTAGTGTCATAATATTTGGTAGTTGCAAGGTTGTTCTGCTTTGTCAAAACTGCCGGGCAGAGAAAAATTAACCAGGGTCCAGGGGAGATACTACTGATGCTGCAatatgtttattttattttgctgCTATTGTCGTATCTTTATTGCAAACTACAGCTGTAAGCCTGTGACATGTATTACAAAGCATGAAGAGGAAAATTATGGGCGAAAGGCATATGAGAGAAAACAAAGCATTTTGTGTGCAAGCATTTGGACGCTAGCGCTTGTGTTTTTGCAGTACAGGGTTTACAGGTTTTCTTGCAGCATCTGTATGATCTTGCAGGCAGTTGAATTTATTTTACGAGTACAAGGAAATAAGTAGTTATTCATATTTGAGGAATCACTTTTTTTTAGTACTACTACAATGGGTGCTGCGGATtgagtttttttctttcttttttgaaacAGAGTACTGTcctgcttttatagaaagcCAATCACAAGGTTCTTACAGACCGCAGACTGAAGTTTTGGATCGCATTGCAAAATATAAAGAAAACAACAGTAGATATCTTTGGCCACCTAACAAGAAAGGGCATGCATTGCGGAATTTGCAAAGATGAACTGGAGTAGCTAATGACCTGTGGGCGGAGTGCCAGAAGGGGCGCGCCATGGCCGTCCATGagcaggagctcgccggcgaagaGCTTGCGGCGCCTTGAGTAGTTGTCGACGCGGAAGGCGAgggcgccggcgtcgtcgtAGACGCAGAAGCCGTCGGTGCCCTGGAAGCCCATGCTGGACCTCTTCCACACCGTGTACAGCGCCGGCTGGtgatccgcggcggcggggcagctgTGGTGAAGGGCGTCGGCGTCGGAAGGGTGCAcccgcgtggcggcggcgatgttgCCGGGGCTCGACCGCGGAGGCACCGGGTGCATCGTCGTCTGCTAGCTTTTGGTTGGGTTACGTTGCTGAAGCCTACAGGTGGatggatggagatggagatggacaAGGAACAATCGCTGCCGGTGCTCCTCTTATTCAGGCCAGGCCAGGGCAGGCCGGCCAGTCcaaatgtccaagaaattcaAAATAATCCAACTGCTGGTCGGCATTCCTCCGTACTGCATGCCGCACAAACCTTTTGGATCAGCATCTGCTGGGAAATACTAGAGTTTGTGCGTCGCGAGTGTGCAGCTGAGCTGATCAGGTGGAATCCCACCTGTATGCCATTTCTACGTTCACGCGCGATGCAAATAAAGCACTGTCGTAGTCGTAGCTGTTAGTGAATGATGAACCTTCCGACCATGCATGTAGATCTATACTGTAAGGAATCAAATGACCGTGCTAGCAATTTCTGCATTCTTTCCAAAGGATGCATTGGGCGCTCTAGTGATCCAATATTAGCTACATACGACGCTCTAGAAAGATGTGATTTCAACAGTTTTATTTGTAATGAACtgaaccagcagcagcagtcagTCATGTACGCATGTTGGTAGGATGCACTGCACTCCAGTGCTCCACAACAACATGTGCATAACATGGGTTTGGTGAAGCGTGTTAATTTGCAACTTGCTATTTAATTTAGATGATATATAATTTCTTACAAGTTAGATGTACTATTTATATATTACTAGTTGAatacccgtgcgttgctacgggagtCAAATTCTTTTTAACGCGAACAAAACAAGTATATGGAGACAAATCGTGATGCAAATCAAACAACCAAGCGGGTATCCATATCAAAGTATTCAACCAAAATGCAACAAAGACATTGCTATCAACATAGACATATAACCAGTTAACCAATATCAATAGGCGATAGCTTACTCACCATGCTTATCATTGGAGATGTGTTACAATAGTCACCATACTCAACCAGTTTTTTTCCATCAATATTCACCAATGCCCCTACGGCCTACCTGGACTATAAGGACATAAAAGATGTGGACAGTATGAGCGAATATCCAACCATTAATTTATTTGGTCAATCAGAAATCATGAATATGATGCCAACCATAATAACCGTTAATAAATGCAGATTTCAAACTAAAATTCAATTAATGTTATTGCATCATAGCACTTATATTGTATCgtacaacaaaaaaaataaaatatacctTGGCCCTATGATAGCTAAAGTGCCATAGTATTATTTCAGTGCAAGTGTTCTTCCGCTTCATAGAACACACTATTTTTTCTGACCAAGAACACTACATGGATCAATACATTTTATATGGGTATTCTTGGAACTGGTACATTTTATATGGGTATACAAGAGCAGATAATTTGTTACAAAAAACAATCCTAGGCAATGAAAAGGAAAATCTATAACTTCTGAAAGGGTATTGACAAAGTGGATTTGTTTTGGGTACGGTACAAGAGCAAATCATGCCATATTACTGAATCCATGGACGTGAAAGTTGAAACAGTCCAGAGAATACAGATTTGAACCGAGAGTACATCATGTACACAGTTTAATTTCATAGCATCATTTGGATCATATAATATCCTAGGATAGGATAGCAGAGAACCTAAGCCCTCTCACGTTGATCCACCTAGACAGCTGAATGCCCTTGGGCAGTTGGTGTGGATGACACAGTTTTGTTTCCTTGAACGGAGCCACCAAGTATGCTTCCAGAGCCTCCTGTAGGGTAAGCACCGCATGTCTCTGAACATCTCTCTTTTAGGATTGACATTGTAAGCAAGTAGATTCACATATAACTTTACAAGAACTGATAAGAACTTCATTTGTTATTATGAGACCTGGTTCTATGAAGCATGCATATGGCAAATACTGTAGCTGTTCTAATAGCTATTCAGCAAAAATGAACTACGTGCCTTCCAGAACAAGGATAGAATGCTTTTAAAAAATGCAAATGACAAACTGTAATCCTTTCATATACCTtcgcccccccttttttttcttttcctatttttcctttcttcaaGGTCTTGATGCCTTGATCTACTTTTCATCTCTGAAGATTATATCTCCAATTTGTCCACCAAAAGGAAAGTGCAGCCTGCAACTTGAAATAAATTTATTCAGATGGACACAATTTCAGTAGCTGGTTGTTGGTTTTCAACTCatgcaaagcatctaatatgtGGAAACATATTGTGATCCATTCTCCATAAGCCAAGATATGCTGTCAGTAGAACGAGACATTTAAAAAGAATGAAAACATCACAACAGAAGATTATAGCATCTAGTCAGAAAAAAGTTCGAAGAATTTGCCTAAGCAAAGAGCATTTGACATGTCTTAGATTGAGCATCACACACTTAGTTTAGTGCCATCTGGAGGATGGAGGGTTTAGGGCCCACTGCTAATCATATTACCTTAGAATTGACAATAAATCCTAAATCCTACACCATCCAAGTAATGCAAAATTCATCCCTGGCAATGACATAAAGAAATGTATTTTGCACACTCCAAAAAGCATACCAGAAGCACATTCTAGTATGTGTTTTTGTCTAAAAGAAAAAGGCATGCCAGTAAATTTTTACCCAGTCATATAGCATGTGTTGTATGTCTTAACAAATTAAAACAACTAAATTTGCATTCATTTATAATTGGGAAAGAAATAAGAATTATAGTCTCAGATTGGTATCTCAAGTACAGTACCCGTGCTACTTAGATGATATAACCAATTGATAGAACTGGTAATCTGAAAATTTAAATAGGACCTCTCAATGCAGAACAATGGTCAAACTGTTATATTACCATAGAGCATGCCATTCAAATATTAGATGCAATGGAGAAGCATATAAGTAGGAATACCTGCgtcagcacacaacccaaagTGGGCATGCATCCAATTCGGATTACCGAGTTAGAGTATACAGATTTTACCAAACACCTTGCAAGCAATGCAGGAAACGTGGTTGTGTGATGGCTTTTCATTGCTCGCAAGCCAGTCATTCTTGCAGTTCCTTGTAGGTAAAGCTGGAGTATGTCGAGTTGGCCACCTTGCTTGGCCTTGTTGCCGGCAGCCAATGGCGTGGACCATCCACATGTGCTGCCGGTGCCCTTCCAAGCTGCTGTCCAAAAAATGGAAGTAACGCACACTGGGATTCTCCACGAGAATCCACCTAATTGAGACTGGAAACAGAAACAGATTGAATCCTCAATCCAAGAAGGAACACATGAGCGACAACACCATACCTagcgaacgccgccgccgcctgtgccgcgcaTATGCCAGCTCTGTTTCTTGGGGAAACAGAAACAGATTGAATCATCAATCCAAGAAGGAAccattttctttgccttttACAGTTGGCTTGCTCCCTTTACGGCCCACCTAAGGAGAACCAAAACAACCGCCACCGGCATAAGATTCCTTGACCATGTGTTCATGCACTTCCCCATGCATCTACTTCTATATTGATCAAGCATTCATCATATGGTTTACACAGAAGGAAGACTTCTATATTGAACAGGTGATGTGCATGTGCAGAATATTGTCCAACAGAATTGACTATTAAGAGTGCTGTATCATGTACATAATATGCTGCTGGTTGATCAGCAGCACACAACCCAAAGTGGGCATGCATCCAATTCGGATTCTAAGTTAgcccgtgctaacgctacgGATACGAAAAACAACACATTATACGGATACTTCAGGTATTTCTAGCAACAATT
This genomic interval from Panicum virgatum strain AP13 chromosome 8K, P.virgatum_v5, whole genome shotgun sequence contains the following:
- the LOC120643453 gene encoding protein LURP-one-related 5-like, which produces MPDAAASGRRPPVYTVWKRSSMGFQGTDGFCVYDDAGRLAFRVDNYSRRRKLCAGELLLMDGQGTPLLSLRPQLLSLHDRWNCYMATEEEGVDKKPSPTSQQQVFTMSRCSALKSSDEAEVRMSAAGTAASSSSGLSCEHPQAAAPAYRIEGSFSRRNCKIRSGSDGKEAARITRKTAGVASRPVATLEDDVFSLAVRPGVDVATIMAIVVVMDRICHKPCTPMVCSSQ
- the LOC120643455 gene encoding protein LURP-one-related 5-like; translated protein: MHPVPPRSSPGNIAAATRVHPSDADALHHSCPAAADHQPALYTVWKRSSMGFQGTDGFCVYDDAGALAFRVDNYSRRRKLFAGELLLMDGHGAPLLALRPQIFSMRDQWNCYRASEEAGDKSSSRRQHLFSMRKCSLAKSNEEAEVHISGCTASSDHDSQAPTFRVQGSFWRRSCKIRKGNGEEVARITRKKAGAVSETVTLGEDVFSLTIMPNVDRSMVMAFVVILDRICQRPYKPLICSS